The nucleotide sequence GGATGCCGATAAAGGTGCCGATGCCGCTGGAACGCAGAACGGTTTTCCAGATCTTTTTGAAATCGGCCATGGTGGGCAGGCTGACTGCCTTGATCCTGGTAGCCTGCGCGATAAATTTCAGCCGACCTGACTGCACCAGCAGTTCGGACATGGCGAAGAGGCCGATCATGACCGGAATAAAGTTCAGGCCCTCGTAAAGTTCGTATTGGCCGAACATGAAACGTTCGATGGATGTGGAGTGATCCGCGCCAATTGTCGCAAGCCAGACCCCGAACAGACCGCCGATCAGGTTTTTGACGGCGCCGCCATCGCTGATTGTGGCAAGCATGGACAGACCAAAGAGGGTCAGTGCAAAGTATTCGGGGGGGCGAAATTCATAGGCGACATTGGCCAGCAACGGTGCCGCAATGGCCAGCGCGATCACTGAAAAGATGCCGCCGAAAGTGGAAGAGACAACTGCAATCCCAAGGGCACGGCCCGCCTCGCCGCGTTGCGCCAATGGATAGCCATCAAGGCAGGTGGCCGCCGCCGCTGGTGTTCCGGGGGTGTTGATCAGGATCGCGGTGATCGACCCTGCAAAGGTTGCGGAGACATAGATTGTGGTCAACACGGTGATCGCGTGGACCGGCTCCATGGTCAAAGTGAAAGACAACAACAGCGCGGCACCGGTTGTGGCACCAAGGCCGGGCAGGGCACCGATGATGACACCGATGACGGTGGTGACGGCGATCAGTCCAATGAGATAGGGGTCCAGAAAGACAGACCCCATTGCTGCCAGTGCTTCGGTCATTTGGTCATGCCTCACTTATAGTAGAGATTGGTGATCCAGCCGCGCGGAAAGCGCACTTCAAGCACAAGATCGAAGAACAGGAGAATGGTGGTCGGGGTCACAACGGCCAAAAGCAGGGCCAGCCAGATGCGGCGTTCACCCCAAAGTAGGGCCATGGAAAAGATAATGACCATGAGCGCCAAAATCATATCCGCATAGGTCGTGATCAGAAAGAACAGCACCATCAGGGCCATGGTGAGCCAGGTCTGATAGGGCACAGCGTTCCGTTTTCCGGGCGGGTTCCGAAAGGTCTGACGCAGAAGGATGGTGTTCAGGATGGCAACCAGGACCATCAGGAAAAGTGGGAAAGAGCGCGGTTGCATCCCTTTCCCGACAAAGATGTCAGGGGCTTTTTCAAAGGTCATCGCCAATAGGGAAATGACAATGCAAAACGCATATATGAGGCCGGGCAATATGATGTCCGAAAGATTGGGACGGGTTGTTTGCGGCGTCACGTTTTGCCGACCCCCGGAAGGGTCGACAGCGTTTTTATCAGGTCCGGCATTTGACATTGGCAAGGATACCTTTGGTTCTGGAATTTACTTGATGCCCAACTCTTCAAGAGCGGGGCCCATTTCACTGACCATCGAGGTGATCTGTGCGCCCCATTCCTCGGCACCGACAACTGACGTGCTGTCGAGACCGACGGATTCCAGATAGGCCTGATAAACGGTGTGGTTCATCGCCTCGACAAGACCGTTTTCCAGAATGGCCGCTTTCTCGTCGCTGACAGAGGCAGGCACGACAAAGCCACGAATGGTCGAGAACACGGCGTCTACACCCAGTTCAACAGATGTACGCGCATCAGGAATAACCGGCATGCGGTTGTTGCTGAGGATGATCATGGGGCAGATCTGTCCGGCATCAATCTGTGCAGAGGCTTCAGACAGGTTCAAGACACCAACGTCGACCGAACCGGCGACAAGCTGTGTCGCGACTTCGCCACCGCCAGAGAAGGGAATGATGCTGGGCTGTACCAGCCCGCCCTTTTTGGCGAAGACATAGGTGGAAATCTGATCAATATCGCCAAGGTTTGCCGTGCCGAATTTGATCTGCGTGGTCTTCATACCATCCAGCAGTTCCTGCGGAGTGCTGTAGGCGCTTTTTTCGCAGTTCACCATAAAGATCTGCGGATCATCCGTACCCCGTGCAATCGGGCGCATGTCTTCGAGTGTCAGATCCGTTTTGCCAGCTGCCATCTGAATGGCATGACCGCTGGTGAAGGTCATGATCATGTGGTCGTCATCAAGGTTCTGTTTGAAGTGATTCATGGCAACAACACCTGCGCCACCTTTTTTGTTCACAACAACCATATCGGCCTTCAGAACACGGCGGCTGCGCAGCATCATCATGCGAGAGGTTACATCGGTGCCCCCGCCTGCGCCGGCATGGGTCACGACTTCAATGGTTCTGGCCGGATAATCTTCGGCCATGGCAGGTGACACGCTCAAGGTTGCCGCCAGTATCGCTACAAACTTCTTCATCTTTCTTTCCTCCAGGATATGCCAGCTCAGCAACTGTCTGTCTGACCATAGGTTGCGCCGGGATGTGACCAGTCTCTGCCGGGCCCCGACTTTTCATTGCGCGCTCTTCTTGTTGTTCGGCGCGTTTGATTACGGTTTGATCGTGTTTGCGCCGAAGGCTGCAAAGTTCGGAATTTTCATCTGTTTCAAGATCATCCATCAGGATATGTGCGCCAGCAGCAACTGTGCGGCACAGGCGTTTGTTTGCGGCCAGATAGAAGGGGGCCGGTGACGAGCCGCTGAGCGGTTCCGCATCCAGCAGATCAGCCTCAACATTTTCTATCGTGTGATGATGTCCACCCATTTCAAGAACATGACCGGCGGGAAGCTCTGCGGTTGCTCTGGCGACCAGTTCAACGCTTTGCATCGGTATTGATGCACCGCTGCTTTCTTTCAGCAGGGCGGCGTCCAGAATTGTTGTTGCCGCTTCCAGCCCAAGCAGGTGGCGCGGGATGCTAAGCATCGCGGCGGAGCCCTGGGCATTTACGATGTGGCCTTTTTCGGCCAACATGTCCCATACTTCGGCATCATGGCACCGCACGATCACAAAGACGCCTCCCGCAAGGCTGACCTCATCGGGGCGGCGCAGGCAATGAAACACATCCAGCACTTTGCCGGTGCTGAACAACCCGCCATTGTCGACAGTTTCAAACATTGCCGGAACTTCGGGAATGCGTGCG is from Sulfitobacter pacificus and encodes:
- a CDS encoding Bug family tripartite tricarboxylate transporter substrate binding protein, whose protein sequence is MKKFVAILAATLSVSPAMAEDYPARTIEVVTHAGAGGGTDVTSRMMMLRSRRVLKADMVVVNKKGGAGVVAMNHFKQNLDDDHMIMTFTSGHAIQMAAGKTDLTLEDMRPIARGTDDPQIFMVNCEKSAYSTPQELLDGMKTTQIKFGTANLGDIDQISTYVFAKKGGLVQPSIIPFSGGGEVATQLVAGSVDVGVLNLSEASAQIDAGQICPMIILSNNRMPVIPDARTSVELGVDAVFSTIRGFVVPASVSDEKAAILENGLVEAMNHTVYQAYLESVGLDSTSVVGAEEWGAQITSMVSEMGPALEELGIK
- a CDS encoding tripartite tricarboxylate transporter TctB family protein; the encoded protein is MPGLIYAFCIVISLLAMTFEKAPDIFVGKGMQPRSFPLFLMVLVAILNTILLRQTFRNPPGKRNAVPYQTWLTMALMVLFFLITTYADMILALMVIIFSMALLWGERRIWLALLLAVVTPTTILLFFDLVLEVRFPRGWITNLYYK
- a CDS encoding flagellar biosynthesis protein FlgA; translation: MNYHHRYSDPEIVETCLVGTGGFGQSFASQSRFMPLINVRVLVDRDCDKTIALLGHLNVPCRDIAICTSAKEAWTAWLAGQYVVSDDVAHVVDLPFSVLIEATGHPEAGARHARLAVEAGHHVALVSKEVDSVVGAGLAHEANARGVVVTPVDGDQPSLLIGLITWAQILGLDIISAGKSSEYDFVFDAATNILSCNGIGHHCPDMAKLMDAEDRPMADLAAARSAAASAFRQRAVPDLCEMGLVANATGFGFDRPDLHAPIARIPEVPAMFETVDNGGLFSTGKVLDVFHCLRRPDEVSLAGGVFVIVRCHDAEVWDMLAEKGHIVNAQGSAAMLSIPRHLLGLEAATTILDAALLKESSGASIPMQSVELVARATAELPAGHVLEMGGHHHTIENVEADLLDAEPLSGSSPAPFYLAANKRLCRTVAAGAHILMDDLETDENSELCSLRRKHDQTVIKRAEQQEERAMKSRGPAETGHIPAQPMVRQTVAELAYPGGKKDEEVCSDTGGNLERVTCHGRRLSGQNH
- a CDS encoding tripartite tricarboxylate transporter permease, whose product is MTEALAAMGSVFLDPYLIGLIAVTTVIGVIIGALPGLGATTGAALLLSFTLTMEPVHAITVLTTIYVSATFAGSITAILINTPGTPAAAATCLDGYPLAQRGEAGRALGIAVVSSTFGGIFSVIALAIAAPLLANVAYEFRPPEYFALTLFGLSMLATISDGGAVKNLIGGLFGVWLATIGADHSTSIERFMFGQYELYEGLNFIPVMIGLFAMSELLVQSGRLKFIAQATRIKAVSLPTMADFKKIWKTVLRSSGIGTFIGILPAEGATVASMIGYSEARRWSKNKDEFGKGAIEGIAGAEAANNAATGGAMVPTMVLGIPGSGTTAVILVGLLVHGLRPGPYLFTEQVDTVYSIFGAMLLANIMFLFIGMFAAKQFARISLIPVPLLWPVVFSLAVIGAYSLNQSLLDVWLVLIFGVIGFAMRRFGFAVAPVAIGLILGHMVETNLQNSLKMFDGQWWLILTQPLALLFIVLSVISLFGPMVLRHIKSRR